A single region of the Rhizophagus irregularis chromosome 27, complete sequence genome encodes:
- a CDS encoding cytosolic Fe-S cluster assembly factor nbp35 gives MAVTDNIPEHCPGPTTEQAGKASACQGCPNQNVCATAPKGPDPDLLLIKERMSSVKHKILILSGKGGVGKSTFTSQLGFAFSSDENIQVGVMDIDVCGPSIPKIMGLEGEQIHQSLSGWSPVYVQENLGVMSIGFMLSNPDDAVIWRGPKKNGIIKQFLKDVDWGDIDYMLVDTPPGTSDEHLSITQYLKESVIDGAIIITTPQEVALQDVRKEIDFCRKVKIPIIGVVENMSGFICPNCKGESVIFAPTTGGGKKMAEDEKVPFLGSIPLDPRIGKACDTGVSFLDEYSDSPACKAFQDIIAKIKTQIN, from the exons ATGGCTGTAACAGATAATATACCCGAACATTGTCCA GGACCAACCACTGAACAGGCAGGAAAAGCTTCGGCCTGTCAAGGTTGTCCAAACCAAAATGTATGTGCTACAGCTCCAAAGGGACCAGATCCGG ACTTGTTACTTATTAAGGAAAGAATGAGCTCGGTTAAACATAAAATTCTCATATTATCAGGTAAAGGTGGAGTAGGTAAAAGTACATTCACCTCCCAACTTGGGTTTGCTTTTAGCAGTGATGAAAATATTCAG GTTGGAGTTATGGATATTGATGTGTGTGGTCCCTCAATTCCGAAGATTATGGGATTAGAAGGAGAGCAAATTCATCAAAGTTTATCTGGATGGTCACCAGTATATGTACAAGAAAATTTAGGTGTAATGTCAATTGGATTTATGTTATCAAATCCCGATGATGCAGTAATTTGGCGTGGACCGAAAAAAAACG ggataattaaacaatttttaaaagatgttGATTGGGGGGATATAGATTATATGTTGGTAGACACACCACCTGGTACATCAGATGAACATTTATCAATTACTCAATATCTTAAAGAGAGTGTAATTGATGGAGCTATTATAATTACAACACCGCAGGAGGTTGCTTTACAAGATGTTAGAAAAGAAATAGACTTTTGtagaaaagtaaaaattcCTATTATTGGAGTTGTTGAAAATATGAGCGGTTTTATTTGTCCTAATTGcaag GGAGAATCAGTAATATTTGCTCCAACAACTGGTGGTGGAAAGAAAATGGCAGAGGATGAAAAAGTTCCCTTTTTGGGATCTATTCCTTTAGATCCCAGAATAg GTAAGGCTTGTGATACTGGTGTATCATTTTTAGATGAATATTCAGATTCTCCAGCCTGTAAAGCATTTCAAGATATTATTGCAA aaattaaaacacaaatcaattaa